A stretch of Gadus macrocephalus chromosome 17, ASM3116895v1 DNA encodes these proteins:
- the LOC132445600 gene encoding collagen alpha-1(II) chain-like, translating to MFTSPLSELATCVLLPLLSKQPSLNKSINNITMVFEEESTSVSPVDIEGFTLQNKSPLSCPPCPPVSLSPCRVATPAGSPLPSLTQAQAFSLNKNSTLCLPVFSADNKLLWVHSNSITKEVAHAADTLDGAFEVFPYPKREEMAKLARRCSLHVDHVRVWFMFQRLHYGISWDYADICTVRRRLLGPGRRRSAKAAVVVGGEDDPQAVREEKEEAKEEEEAAAREDVLEEAGERGSSERSGSCVKMGARGVATEKGEEGEGRGGGSGETGESTASPTPPPVSSVRRPYGRPRRLLGPGRRRPARASKAAVVVGEDDPQAVREQVEEKEEEAEKEEEEEEEEAAAREEVLEEAGERGSSEGSGSCVKMGARGVATEKGEEGEGRGGGSGETGVRVEVGGEEEEQGQEGRVETPGRPCKRKLGEENEKGKKSARGKGDMARVRKGAKSTEEDPPKRKDGEPGRVEGGMALLTNQEPVPESTASPTPPPVPSVRGPCGRHSKKKKKTTPFDLLPKVEVSEIPLASKGPRGPPGAGENHAGRKADSTATVSGDHDGVDGVTPGNGSAHGNTSALGDLGTSKAKARPPDAKPKNKTKEQLRRAFLFCQYPNPCDYDWLSEWTGLQRSRLTQWFGDTRYEMKNSKPRWITPGDQQRVLARMRQRQRMKHLSTGEAGAGREAASGPGAGTWRLKLEERSAIPIPTATLSTTPPPAH from the exons ATGTTCACCTCCCCGTTGAGTGAGTTAGCCACCTGCGTACTGCTGCCATTGCTCAGCAAACAGCCATCGCTGAACAAAAGCATCAATAACATCACTATG GTTTTCGAGGAGGAATCCACGTCTGTCAGCCCTGTGGACATAGAGGGATTTACTTTACAAAATAAGAGCCCCCTCTCATGTCCCCCGTGCCCTCCAGTATCCCTCTCCCCATGCAGGGTGGCTACGCCCGCcggctcccccctcccttccctcaccCAGGCCCAGGCCTTCAGCCTCAACAAAAACAGCACCCTGTGCCTCCCTGTGTTTTCCGCGGACAACAAGCTGCTGTGGGTCCACTCCAACTCCATCACCAAGGAAGTAGCCCACGCGGCCGACACCCTGGACGGGGCCTTCGAAGTGTTCCCTTACCCGAAGCGGGAGGAGATGGCGAAGCTGGCACGGCGCTGCTCCCTGCACGTGGATCACGTGCGCGTGTGGTTTATGTTCCAGCGCCTCCACTACGGCATCAGCTGGGACTACGCCGACATCTGCACGGTCCGAAGGAGGCTGCTGGGCCCGGGGCGCCGAAGATCGGCGAaagcggcggtggtggtggggggggaggacgaCCCACAGGCGGtgagggaggagaaagaggaggccaaggaggaggaggaggcggcggcaaGGGAAGATGTTTTGGAGGAGGCtggcgagagagggagcagcGAGAGGTCAGGTTCGTGTGTGAAGATGGGAGCGAGAGGCGTGGCCACagaaaagggagaggagggcgagGGCCGAGGGGGAGGGTCAGGGGAGACAGGCGAGAGTACAGCGTCGCCGACGCCTCCTCCTGTGTCGTCTGTCCGCCGTCCGTACGGACGACCCAGGAGGCTGCTGGGCCCGGGGCGCCGACGACCGGCAAGGGCGTCgaaggcggcggtggtggttggGGAGGACGACCCACAGGCGGTgagggagcaggtggaggagaaagaggaggaggcggagaaagaggaggaggaggaggaggaggaggcggcggcaaGGGAAGAAGTTTTGGAGGAGGCtggcgagagagggagcagcGAGGGCTCAGGTTCGTGTGTGAAGATGGGAGCGAGAGGCGTGGCCACagaaaagggagaggagggcgagGGCCGAGGGGGAGGGTCAGGGGAGACGGGCGTAAGGGTGGaggtaggaggtgaggaggaggagcaagggcaggaggggagggtggagacCCCCGGCCGGCCCTGTAAAAGAAAGCTGGGGGAGGAGAATGAAAAGGGCAAAAAGAGTGCCAGGGGCAAAGGGGACATGGCACGGGTCAGGAAGGGGGCAAAGTCGACGGAGGAGGACCCCCCAAAGAGGAAAGACGGGGAGCCCGGACGCGTCGAAGGAGGCATGGCGTTGCTCACGAACCAGGAGCCCGTCCCTGAGAGCACAGCGTCCCCGACGCCTCCTCCTGTGCCGTCTGTACGAGGTCCGTGCGGACGGCacagcaagaagaagaagaagacgacgcCCTTTGACCTGTTGCCCAAAGTTGAGGTTAGCGAGATCCCGCTTGCCAGCAAGGGCCCCAGGGGGCCACCGGGGGCCGGTGAGAACCACGCAGGTCGAAAAGCCGACTCGACGGCAACCGTGAGCGGAGACCACGATGGCGTAGACGGCGTCACCCCAGGCAATGGCTCCGCCCACGGTAACACGTCAGCCCTCGGCGACCTCGGCACGTCGAAGGCCAAGGCCAGGCCGCCGGACGCCAAACCCAAGAACAAGACCAAGGAGCAGCTGCGTCGGGCCTTCCTGTTCTGCCAGTACCCCAACCCGTGCGACTACGACTGGCTTTCGGAGTGGACGGGCCTGCAGCGCAGCCGACTGACCCAGTGGTTTGGCGACACGCGCTATGAGATGAAGAACTCCAAGCCCCGTTGGATCACCCCCGGGGACCAGCAGCGGGTCCTGGCTCGCATGCGGCAGCGGCAGAGGATGAAGCACCTGAGCACGGGGGAGGCCGGGGCCGGCCGAGAGGCGGCCAGTGGGCCCGGGGCTGGGACCTGGAGGTTGAAGCTGGAGGAGCGGTCGGCGATCCCCATCCCCACCgccaccctctccaccactcccccccccgctcacTGA